In one window of Falco biarmicus isolate bFalBia1 chromosome 16, bFalBia1.pri, whole genome shotgun sequence DNA:
- the LOC130159716 gene encoding uncharacterized protein LOC130159716 produces MASETKGEARMGAEQIGNFLPVPLPHAQTLLGACGERDCLAPVVPPKCLFPWQGLTPQTALSPKLCILPEPCGESQNPESQIPKHQNPISILLLMWSCESRTPPFLPASVCSSVKRGPQLVQGGEGSCHLLCPPPGVFSCCLCSFLISSQQRRSCCRTDPSSLLIINFYCSSHRKHVCRWPGVAVGAVTWPPILLSSQLLRSVKGFRLSLRRIEQREALKDVTPGYTSLGRDLHQLCKRLHAGFEAQRRCRARGSRPCTGWWLLPTPGSSSHVWGSVGSNPLPAASPLSCVLLRRKIFGVVVFKHKSRTSWGNILLKGCLQTGWEAFALRDAAMGK; encoded by the coding sequence ATGGCGAGTGAAACAAAAGGGGAGGCAAGAATGGGAGCTGAACAGATTGGGAATTTCCTGCCCGTCCCTCTCCCCCATGCCCAAACTCTGCTGGGGGCATGCGGGGAGCGGGACTGCCTTGCCCCAGTGGTCCCCCCAAAGTGTTTGTTCCCTTGGCAGGGTCTGACCCCACAAACTGCTTTATCCCCCAAGCTCTGCATCCTTCCAGAGCCGTGTGGAGAGAGCCAAAATCCCGAGAGCCAAATTCCCAAGCACCAAAATCCCATCTCCATTTTACTCCTGATGTGGAGCTGCGAGAGCAGGACCCCCCCATTCCTTCCAGCCTCAGTCTGCTCCTCTGTGAAGCGGGGACCCCAGCTCGTCCAGGGAGGCGAGGGGTCCTGCCATCTCCTGTGTCCCCCTCCCggtgttttttcctgctgcctctgcagtttTCTTATCTCTTCCCAGCAACGTCGCAGCTGCTGCAGGACGGATCCGAGCAGCTTATTAATAATCAACTTTTATTGCTCGTCACATCGTAAGCACGTCTGCAGATGGCCAGGCGTGGCAGTGGGAGCCGTGACCTGGCCACCGATCCTTTTGTCCTCACAACTCCTCCGCTCAGTTAAAGGTTTTAGGTTGAGCCTGAGAAGAATTGAGCAAAGGGAAGCGCTGAAGGACGTGACACCGGGTTACACTTCCCTCGGCCGTGACTTGCATCAGCTCTGCAAACGGTTGCACGCTGGATTTGAAGCCCAGAGACGATGTCGTGCCCGTGGCTCACGTCCCTGCACTGGGTGGTGGCTCTTACCCACCCCGGGCTCCTCCAGCCACGTTTGGGGCAGCGTTGGGTCAAACCCATTGCCCGCAGCCTCCCCGCTTTCCTGTGTACTTCTCcgaaggaaaatatttggagtggttgtttttaaacataaatcCCGCACTTCCTGGGGAAACATTCTCCTAAAGGGATGTTTGCAAACAGGCTGGGAAGCGTTTGCGCTGAGGGATGCTgcaatgggaaaataa
- the BTG2 gene encoding protein BTG2 → MSQRQSQRRGGPRADMVPEIAAAVGFVSGLLRTRGCVSEQQLRVFSGALREALAEHYKHHWFPEKPFKGSGYRCIRINHKMDPIISKAASQIGLSLPQLYQLLPSELTLWVDPYEVSYRIGEDGSICVLYEATASKPVSSYGMLTCKNQMMLGRTSPSKNYIMTVSS, encoded by the exons ATGAGCCAGCGCCAGAGCCAGCGCCGCGGCGGCCCGCGGGCCGACATGGTGCCCGAGATTGCCGCCGCCGTGGGCTTCGTCTCCGGCCTCTTGCGGACACGGGGCTGCGTCAGCGAGCAGCAGCTGCGGGTCTTCAGCGGGGCGCTACGGGAGGCGCTCGCAG AGCACTACAAACATCACTGGTTTCCTGAGAAACCGTTCAAAGGCTCTGGGTATCGTTGCATCCGGATCAATCACAAAATGGACCCCATTATCAGCAAGGCAGCTAGCCAGATCGGactcagcctaccacagctctaccagctcctgcccagcgAGCTCACGCTCTGGGTGGACCCCTATGAGGTCTCATACCGCATCGGTGAGGATGGCTCCATCTGTGTCTTATATGAAGCAACTGCATCGAAACCTGTGAGCTCCTATGGGATGCTTACTTGTAAGAACCAGATGATGTTAGGTCGCACCAGTCCTTCCAAAAACTACATCATGACTGTCTCCAGCTAA